The genomic window CAGTTTATGCAGAAACCCAAATTTCCTGactgtttaataaaaattcttctcttttcaaCTTTCTTTGTCAAAACATTTTTTGCCGTTGAatgcaggaaaaaaaaaaaaattaccatttaAAAGTTTTGAAACATATTTTCTGTATTTGTTGGGTGTTTGcaataaaagataaatcaaGTACTCATCCCATTGCTTCTATGTCATGGTTGACCATATTCAGTGCCATAACTAATACGTATTGAAGTTTGCTCATGTGGCCTTTGTAACAGAATTGTTTTGTGGTCTGATATGGAAGCTCTTCTGTGGATGTTTATTGGATAAGTCGACGTTCTTAACAAAACTTCAATAGAACAATGGCTGCTGCGAGCAAAGCAGACAAGAAAGCAGCAATGGATGTAGCCTCATGGATGTTCAACGTAGTGACTTCTGTAGGAATCATCATGGTCAACAAAGCTTTGATGGGCACATATGGCTTCAGTTTTGGTAAACATGTCTGACTCCTCATAGCTCTCAATTGTAtgtagttttatttaattttaacttgTCATGATAATGCATCTTTCTTAGTTTTTTATGTCTTTGAGgatcataaatttgatgaaaGGCTTTATCTATCAAGTGGAAATTGATCTCAAGCAAGGAATTTGATATTATTGTTCTTTGTAATTTGTTTGTCATTTCCAAGAAAACATTGTTTTTGAACATTATTAGTTATGTGAACATGAAATTGTTGTCTACAATCTCAATATGGGAAATCTGAGTTTTTCCTCTAAACTTAATTCACTCACATATTATTGAAAGTTCTTTTAGAAGGGTTGAATCCATGTTTTGATCAAATGAAATACTTTGTTCTCTAATTTGGCTGACACTATCTCTCTATATTTATGGATGTCTATTGGAGAGAGCATCTTAAATGGAGTTTCTCTGCAGACAAATATTGGAACATACATTACTATTAGCTATAATTTTTACTTGAAGGAAACATATTGTGAAATTCAATTCTCCTAGCTATATAAGGGCAGATAATTGAATTGGGAATTCCTTCAAGCCATTTCACCATCTTTCCTGATACCCTTCTAAATGAGAATGTCATTAACTGCTATGATGTATCTATGTAATTAAAACGACTCTTTATTTCTCTCCATTATTCTCACAAGGGTTGCGCGGGAATTAGCAGGGATTGCTTTAGGGACATTTTGTTAATAGGGGCAAATGCTTTTTCCTTTTGACAGATAGGTAGTTTTTGGATGGCTTTCTTCTGTTATTGGCCATGCTCATTGCTAATGTGTATGATGCATATTACAATTAGACAGAGTCGCATGCATTTTGATTGCAGCATACCATGGATAGAAGCCTTCATTAAAACATTACTTACACCGGAGTTAACCAGAGTTCAggtgacaaaaatatatcattttttagCTGTAACTCTAATATGAAATTGCATCCATTTTCCTGTGGTTTTCTAAGGTCTTTGTGTAAGCAATTCTCACTCAAAACAAAAGGGGAAGTCAATATATAACTTTAGCTGAGCAACCTACATTATGTATCTTGTTTATCTTTCAAGcgttaataattttttcatatgtTCTCTTTTAATGAAGAAAGTTTCTTGCCTATGATCTCAGAAAGAAGTCGCCATTGAATGATGGTGGCATTTGTCCTGTCCCTTTAAGAGTTTGCTTGTGAAAGTTTTCTTCAGACCTAATGTGAATGATTCTTGTAGattattgtattttgtttacatgcagctttatatttttattttctttttgtgtaaATGAAAATGAAGGTAAATTGTTTCATGCTCATCTTGTTTATGCTTACATGGACCTTCTGTTTGGTTCCAGATGAAGCAGAAAAAAAATGCTATTGTGATTATATCTTTACATTTTTTTCCTTgctcctttttgttttgttatgttctAATATCTCAACTTATTTTCTGCAGCTACTACTTTGACTGCTCTACATTTTGCCACGACAACCCTCATGACTACAGTTTTTAGGTGGCTGGGATATGTTCAGCCTTCACATTTATCCATGcctgaacttctgaaatttgtCCTTTTTGCAAACTTGTCAATTGTTGGCATGAACGTGAGTTTAATGTGGAATTCTGTGGGGTTCTATCAAGTGAGTTGGCTTTATCCTAAAAAATGGTTTGACTTTTTACCATTACAAAATTGTATATTAATTTAACATCTTTTCTGCTATATTATTGTTTGATATGTAGATAGCGAAGCTATGCATGATCCCAGTATCATGCCTACTAGAAGTAATGTTGGATAAAGTACGTTATTCACGAGATACAAAGCTCAGTATAGTTGTGGTTCTCATAGGAGTTGCAATATGTACTGTTACTGATGTTAGTGTCAATGCTAAAGGTCTGTTAGCTGCTACAATAGCAGTCTGGAGCACTTCTTTGCAACAATATGTAAGTCTGTGGCCAAGTCATATTAGAATTTGATTATCCATACGCTTTCAGAGAAGTACAAGAGTAGTTTAGAATTGTGTTATCTGTGTTACAATCTTTACCCCTGATACAtcttttactattttctttttcttcggAATTCTATGTTAAGatctccttttattttattggcaGTATGTTCATTATCTGCAACGGAAGTATTCATTGGGATCATTCAACCTCTTGAGCCATACAGCTCCAGTACAGGCGGTAACACTACTTGTGTTGGGGCCTTTTATGGACTTCTGGTTGTCAAACAAAAGAGTGGATAAATTTGATTATAATGGTACTTCTTTGGTAAGCATCTTTAGGGTTTTAGAAACTCCACTACTCTCCTTCCTTTTCAATTAAATGTCAAAAACTTTCatcaataaatttgtaaaaattgcGGCATTGATAGGATCTGCTGTTTTCTCTTCAGTTCTTCATTGTACTCTCGTGCACAATTGCGGTTGGAACCAACCTCAGCCAATTCATATGCATTGGAAGATTCACAGCAGTGACATTCCAAGTTCTTGGTCACATGAAGACTATTCTTGTTCTTGTCCTCGGATTCATATTCTTTGGTAAAGAAGGTCTCAATCTTCATGTAGTCCTTGGCATGATCTTAGCAGTTTTAGGTATGATCTGGTACGGGAATGCATCATCCAAACCAGGGGGGAAAGAGCGGCGGAGCTACTCGCTGCCAATTGACAAATCTCAGAAGCATGGATCATTTTCAGAATCAGTAGTGTCTGATGAGAAGGTTTAGGTTTGGCATATAAGGGTTTAGGCTTTTCTTGCCATCATTATTCATTTGAAAAGTTGGTGAGAGGGCATTTCTAGTCACTGATTCAGCAGTTCCTCCCATTGATCTCTATCatggatttaaaattttcttaattaattttttttttctatagatttttcTTGGAAATACCACTCCATATGGTGCGGCGTTTGAAGTACCCTTTGGTTCATTCACAGGTAAAAGTTATTTATActaaatttccaattttatttgatgGCAACCGACACCTTTTGTTGGATgattatattattgttaatcTTTCTTATTTAGACGAATTTTCACTATTCATATAGAGCAAAACAATATTATTGTTCTCTTGTGGGCAGATTTTTTGGATTATGTATTCCCTctgaattctatattttttcatGGTATGGGAACTAAGAAAATTGGAAGATAAGTTGAAGAAGCATTCATCTCTTTCTGTTTATTGTGTTCCTAACTGCactctagatatatatatacatatataggcGGATCAATTTATTTTCTCAGGCGGATCAATTTATTTTCTCATTGAATGAAATTGAATTGGTTTGGTTGCTTATTTCTTGTGGACAAGTGTTTTTGGAGTAAGttaagtatttcttttatttttaaatatttatgaaagATAGTTGTTTGGACagcatttgtgttttttttaagaagcaAAAGCAGCAAAGAAGTCCAAGGACTACTTTTTAAGAGAAACTAGTGGGAGGTACGTGTGATGGAAGGGCTTCTGAGaaacaatttttagttttttctttaaataaaagcTTTTTAATAATCTCAATATTGATGTCTTGATGTCCATGTTATGTGATGAGTTTAAACATAAGTTTTTTGATGTCTTCTCGAGGTTGTGGTCACgtactaattattataattatttccgTTATATTTGGTGATGTTAATATTTGCACTTAatggcattattattattattattattattattattattattattattataataacttGGATAAACCACCACACACTTTTTATTATGCCCCAACTAGATATTAGAGAGGGTCAAACACTTGACATCTAAGTATGAAAGTTAAATGTTTTGTCGCTCGGttattataacaatatttttgttattattgtatttttgatGCTTGTTTATGGAAAGTTTTAATGAACTTCTTAGtttgaaaatccaaataactTCTCAGCCATAGAAACATGTTTGtttgacatatttaaacacaaaaaactTAGGCTGGTAgcataaaattgaaaagaaacacAATCTTTACCTTTTGGAAACTTCGGCATTATTCCCTGTTAACACAAAATCCCAGTTATGCTTTTTGGTGTATCCTTTTTTCTATTGAGTGTGCATCTCCATTGGTGGGAGCTTACTGGAGGAAGGGGGAAGGGTTGCCGGTGGAGCTTGTTGGCGGAGAAGAGGGAAGGATAAGTGAGTGAAAAGGTGAATATGTAACTTTCAGAAACTAAAATTATAATGTTTTGGCTTGAAAAGTATGTTGTACAAAATTTATGGATTGCCCAGGTATTACAAAAGTAGGAAGATGTTTTATGTAGTTGGCAATTATACCTACAAactatttgttatatatatatatatatatatatttgttataggATTCATGGCAAGCGTGCGTTTTCATGATAATGTTTGACTAAATAGAAAGTTTGAAGGATTCAAGGAAGTTTTGATTTGAATTCAGGCAATAGGATTTCTCTAAAtcagtaatataaaaaaaatgcagaTATGGATATGTACATATAAGACATATTATCAAACTGAGGAAATAATGTAATAAGGAAAgcaatacaataaaataatacaataaggTAACAGTGTGCATGGGGCATAATATAAGgtaaaaaatgaatttgaattGAAACCTTATAAACCAGTACACAGTGCAGTAACTTCCCATTGTGGCAGTGAGTTGTTTATTTGCTATTCATTAGGATCATGTATTATTCATGTATAATTTGTGAAAGGAGCTGTATTTTCTATTCCTACAAGATTGCAAGATAAAAAGGATTTATCATCATAGAATTATTTTAAGGGTCAATTCTGTTTAATTGCTATAGGATTTTCAATGGTTATTATATTAGTTGTatcaaaattgtttttatttcaaatctAGAGGAATAACCTTTGTATCGAGGATAACAAATATCTTTCATCCTTCATAGTGATATCTTTTGATTTAGGATCTATATTGACATCCTAGTCAAGTTGATAGTAGCGCGAGATGATATAGTTTACTTGGAAAGTAATAGAAGAAAATGAGatgttataaaaatatcattaactttGAGATTAAAGTGACACTTGAACGAGGAATAATAGTTTATTTCTTCCAAGACTAAGATATCAAAGGTTGATGGTTGAGGGGTGGGGCAACTCGGTTAACATCATAATATGCCGGAAGAGAAGTGGACTGAATCACCATTAATAGGAAtactaaaatataaactttgttaaaaacaaaaagggtaaaatttaaaattttcatctgATGCATCCATTGTGGGAACACATTAATCCAAAGACTTAAAAGTTATGTTTAGTTGGGGGAGTGGGGAAGGGTGAGAGGGTGTTTGGGGGTGTAGTGgatgtttggttgggggagtgaAGGGGGGTGAGAGGAGGTGAGGCATCCCTCGTCACCCCTCATAACCCATTCCCCCAAAGTGGGGTCTTTTAGGGGGAGtgggtgtttatatatatatatatttttgttaaatgatataaaataccaATATTGCCTTTCacttattttaataattctcattatttttttatttattaaaagtcAAATCTTTTAAAGATTAAACTTTTATGAAAAGACCAAATTATCTTGAACTTTGTGCTGGATTGACAACAAATTAAGGATCCAAACTTTGTGATGGAAAATGTTCAACTTGAAAAACTGTCTGATGCATACACCAAACGGACGCATCATATGATTCAATTTTTTCCAATTCTTTAGTTGATATTTGTCTCCTAGTTTTGAATTTGGGAAGTTGGTTTTTCTCCCATACCTTCTAGAAGATCACCTTTTCCTAATGTTGGAGAGTTGATTGCTCGGAATTATAGAGAGCTTGAGCAAggatttacatttttttttctcaaaatttagcGCCTTTACACTTGGTCTTCTCTATTCAAAAGAGATGATCAACTCCGATGATCATCTTCTACTCCAACGTTGCAATGCACACAAAGAAGCTTTCTTTGATTAAGGAGGATTGTCAACCCAATTGCTCCTTGCCATGAGTCTCAAGGTGTCAAAAAGTGCTCAATTATACATGTTATATTAAATTGGAGCACTTTGCTTGTTCTCGAGTCAAATTTGAATGATTTTGATACTTAGTTGATTTCGATTTCATTTTGAGGCTAAAATAGACACAATTTgagtaaaatgaacaaatttgGAGCAAAAGTGATTTAAATGGGGTTAAAAAGCAAGTTTCTAGACATCCACAAGGCTTGGACGTGTCCAATATGCCCTCGTGTGGGGGTTGAAAATGGGAGAAAGCTGGAACCTCATCCTCTATACGCATTGTGTGGAGGGTGTATGGATCCACATGGGTATCACATACCCCTTTAGTAGTTATATGGCTCCCAGGAGATGTAATTCTAGGCTTCGAAGCAGCCCACTTTGTCACACCTCGACCTGCGTGTACTGATACGTAACAACTGCTACAACAACCCAAGGAGGGGCACCCttgccactcaaccctcgaatCATCACAAGGCTAATCAAGAACCTAGGATAACAATACTTAATAGAATTTACAAGTTCAAGATATACAAATAAAGAACCCATGGGAAGCAAATactctagtggatccatagtcGTGATACAATGAGCTCATGCACAACAGTATGCATATATAGGATTTAAAAGTTAAGAAAAACAAGCAAGTTATACCCAAAATTCTGCCTCACCCTACATGCTAAAGCCtggaagaaaggaagagatTGAGTAACCTAGGTCACTCTCTCACTGGGTTAGCACAATtataaaagaataacaaaaccaaaagaagAATTAACAATGCTCAAGCTTttacaaaagaaatacaacaactGAAAATGTTACAACATTTTTACATAACATAAACATGTAGATGAAGACTATAACATCTGATTGCACTATCCACAAGTACAGAttataacaagtaataaagtggtaccctgaCAACGCCGCTTGTGTatgttccgcaagtgcacgggtttgtcgaagtagtaaaatcccagatgagtgcgGTATTAtattcacagggagtagggaataaaaacacttaaattgtttcttaactaagtgaaagatgaatagtgatatatgtgacaagatgtaaaataacaaaagtaaaagaataagaaagagagcacaagtaaaggagaaggtaaggcaatcgatataaatggggtacccggatattgtttcgcataggacaatcgtttcaagtgcaagaaccctctattatactttctaactgatgcaataatgagtcgtggagatccttaaatacatggtcccaaatctaaggtcaaccatgcctaactctatatatgtcccggaggagaaattaaataacctctcaacctcgcactcgtatagaattgtaatgagttctacggattccaactgataaatcctcttcctagatgtagacctaaccctttggttcaagtggaaggtccctagccacaattaagccctagatactaacatcacttcaacgcttcactccgttgcacccacaactaagccccagcggaaggcatactttagcccatttactctactatgaccgtaaagaacttgagaaaatagaggtagaataaatcacaccggaggggaaaagggacgctctgctatctcttgtctcaccctctcaaccctctccaatctatctttgtctaactctcgtggtgtgtcactcactcacaaaggttaccaacaagaactctcaaccctagtgtcactctaagggagtatttatataatcaagcattcaagattgaaactcaaataaaacatcaattaattgaaagcataataaagaggttcaaagaaacgaatacatcttagggtttacaaatacccaagtacctactagcgggtttagctctccatagagctaattacaatcaatgaaatcaaatgtaaaaacaaagaatccataaaaaacccccCTCGATAATCGTGGCAATGGTCTCGTGGAGAGTCTtttactcgtccaagggtccctttgtccggcctaggatacacttcgtcggatcggtgcagacgaaagctcttccactaaccttcttccaaacggagcgcgatgtcggagccatagaacctttccaaatccctagccaatacctctcaaaaccctagccgccgctctctctcaagttggggaaaagatggagaaaaggatcctcaaatcgggactgaaatcgggaatccacacgcccatgtgggcgcccctgtggatttttcgcacgagcgtgtggaatttccacacgctcgtgtggaatctCTGTTTTCacccttcttcggccggctatgaataatacctgctatagtgttttgctacaatatttgctacagtgccctgctacagaatcagcccaaaacactcccaaatccatgattttattgaagtaatgtaaacgggcacacgtttacgtcgtagatcgctttgcttcattaataacggacatgttggtggtgATTttactatacatgcacaagtcggaatgcttgaatgtgactgcccttgtgctcctccaaatcgttgtgctaacttgaatacgaggaggttggcacaaattcctgcattttgaacccgacttatgtcttcgtatttgaaccttctcaagatttcttccaaatggtgcatttaagatccacattggcttctttttctaatactcggtctcacaaccctatctgcatgaaagtaacataaatatacacatattagcgttaaaacccgatataagtaatgctcatcataaggaaagaacacttcgcattcttatcgcataagcacttatcatacccCGTCAGGAGTAGGATTGTCGAACCATAAGGACTGGAATTCTAATACTAATTGCTCTTTTAATCTCTAGTAGGTCAAGAAATGGCTGGTAGGTAGATTAACTAAACAAGATAAAAGGATAAACTGTGGAATTATCAGGGAGACTAGAAtcgagttttcaacaacaagagagcaatgccccgaaACAATCCTTATGTGCTTTAATGTACTGTCTTCTAACGTCTACTAAGTATATCCAAAGGGTCTTATAGGAGCTCAAAagtaatgttgcatctatggctctcaaatacggcaagttttgcaagtgtaactacgAGCTTTatacacaccaagttttgcaactatacgaggcaatcacaactacgaTAATCcacacacgccaagttttacacaaagcAACTACtcaaatcaagcacatcaagttatgtaaaaatatgaataaacacaagaacgcatcagaactccataggcattaaaaacaaacagtcaaagtacactaagcaatATAGTTTAACATCCTGATGCACCATGAAACGGTTAGctctcatgaattcatacaactgagaagaATAAAGGAATGCACTAaagtgagaaatcatgacttctCCCTTTTACAAAATATCCTTATTTATGCTTTAAgagcttcatggatgagctaactccacttctctagTGCCTCCAACTCGACCTTGATTCCCTTAGACTGTGTAGTGAAggttaatcatcatcattatcagttctctcccggtggagaagaaaactCTGAACAAAAGATCCCTATAAAAACCTAAATCTAGGAGTTAAAAAGGGACTTTCGGGCTTGGCATGGGATAAGTACAGTCATGCTTAGATTGTGCTCTTCTTAGGACTTCTGAGCGAATTGGCTAAGTgccatccagagaaaatcatggggagagcatggtcgtgctctaCCCATGCTTAGGTTGAGCAGGCCCGTCTAAGGAGCATGGGAAGCACTATTTCTTGGCTTGGACACTTGGAAAATATGCATTCTTTGGTTGATATTGTTCCCAGTATCACTCCTATTTGCTTTGAACCCTAAAATCTTGCACCATGAataaacatacccagaataatATCGTAAATATCCAAAAAGTgttaaaagacaagcaaaagtacGAATTGGgaataaataaaacatgatataaattgCCCTTAACAAATActcccacacttgaatcattgcttgccctcaagcaatcTCTCATtgctcaacaaaagaaaagatgagtgcatcactTCTGATCTCAAGAGAATAGAGAAATCTTAAGCATAGAGGGAACAACAGGGGTTAGAATGAAAATCAAGAATGCTTAAATAAAAGGCTACACTCTTACTTCAAAgaccatgtgtgtgtgtgtgtgtgtgtgtgcaaaccctaaattgagtgcccATTGCTCTTAAGGAATCAACCTAACCCTAAATTGAGTAACTCTACTTCTCTAGTGCCTCCAACTCGTCCTTGATCCATTTAGACGGTGTGGTGAAGGTTGATCATCGTCCTCATCATTGCTTTCCTAGTGGAGAAAAAATTGATGCATCGGTATACTTGAGAccgttgattcgcgcacgaatacccgATAACAAGCCTTCCAACACCTGTTGATCAACGATAACCAGGATTGGGAAAtagtaaaattttattactcaatgaaaatgataatcacaaaactgattttctcttcCCCGTAGCcttacaataaataggcgaaaatagcaataagaaaggagataatttgaaaatttaccaaaaatagtaaagaaataaaagttttaacaaaataaagactattaccataaacggcttacaaatcagagatttgtagcctaatatataatgaaatcaaatctttcctaaaatgGCAAAATTGCTATTTTCAAGGCCATGATGATGGAATTCGGCCGAAAACTGGCATGACTCACAAGCAAAGCTAGTGAGTTGTGCTCGTTGACCCgttttccttcaagtgagacccgtaaaaacaaaaaatccaccgcttgaaaaattaccagaatACCCTTGTTAAGCCATGTCCCATTTGCCCAGAAAGACACTGGCTTGCTCCTTAATACTGCCCGCATCAAAAATCCTCTGAACAAAAGATCCCTATGAAACTTAGATTTGGGAGTTAAAAAGAGACTTTCGAGCTCAGCACGAGCTAAGCACGGTTGTGCTTCAACCGTGCTTTTGTTTTTGGGACTTTTGAGCGAATCGGCTAAGTGTAATCTAGAGAAAATAATTTGGAGAGCACGGACGTGCTCTGCTCATGCTCAATTTGAGCAGGCCCGTGAAAGGAGCACAAAAATCGTGCTTCCCCTATGAGCAGATGGTACTCCAATTTGGAGATAATCATGAGGAgggagcacgaccgtgctccgACCGTGCTCCCTTTGGAAGTACCCCCATGCTTGGTTAGCTATTCAGGCTTCTTCAAACCATAATAATTATGGCCAGAAAGCACAACCGTGCTTAGGCCGCACTTGGCTTGGACTCTTAGAAAAATATCcattttttggttgattttgttctCGATTTCACTCTTATTTGATTTGAACCCTAAAATCCTGCACCATAAACAaacatacctagaatagcatcatatatatatatatatatatatgtatttaaatagtgctaaaagacaagcgaaagtatgaattgggagtaaataaaacatgatataaattgcactcatcaaacattataaataattcaCTTGATTCGCAAAAGAGTTCACATTCGAAAATCATCCTCGAGACAAATACGAGTTTTAGAGCATCAAACTATAAAACTTGTCATAAAactcattcttttttctttgaaagaACACATTGGATCAATGTAAGAAGAGTACAACATAAGAAACATGAGTTCTCAAATACCAAATTTTCATCTCGATTCTTAAAtccatggtctagaaaactctctaaactttCGCTGTGGTCGTG from Dioscorea cayenensis subsp. rotundata cultivar TDr96_F1 chromosome 9, TDr96_F1_v2_PseudoChromosome.rev07_lg8_w22 25.fasta, whole genome shotgun sequence includes these protein-coding regions:
- the LOC120269355 gene encoding UDP-rhamnose/UDP-galactose transporter 4-like yields the protein MAAASKADKKAAMDVASWMFNVVTSVGIIMVNKALMGTYGFSFATTLTALHFATTTLMTTVFRWLGYVQPSHLSMPELLKFVLFANLSIVGMNVSLMWNSVGFYQIAKLCMIPVSCLLEVMLDKVRYSRDTKLSIVVVLIGVAICTVTDVSVNAKGLLAATIAVWSTSLQQYYVHYLQRKYSLGSFNLLSHTAPVQAVTLLVLGPFMDFWLSNKRVDKFDYNGTSLFFIVLSCTIAVGTNLSQFICIGRFTAVTFQVLGHMKTILVLVLGFIFFGKEGLNLHVVLGMILAVLGMIWYGNASSKPGGKERRSYSLPIDKSQKHGSFSESVVSDEKV